Proteins encoded within one genomic window of Acidihalobacter prosperus:
- a CDS encoding class I SAM-dependent DNA methyltransferase: protein MNAVEIESALSELALQTFDAAEFPFAFLAAFGNKETTLKRLRTGNNNASDVPGAVLQRNNIHIAVCEPGNVGDTLKALHGSAATTKAKAKFILATDGQTLEAEEMASGETIACDYADFPDHFGFFLALAGISTIKEIKDNPIDVRATGRLNKLYVELLRENPDWATEERRHDMNHFMARLVFCFFAEDTDIFNGEGLFTRTVEQMGERDGSNTHQVLSEIFRAMNVKIEERTDTRPRLPSWADQFPYVNGGLFSGSTEVPRFTRMARTYLLHAGNLNWKEINPDIFGSMIQAVADDEERGALGMHYTSVPNILKVLNPLFLDDLREQLEAAGDNKAKLLNLRKRMARIRVFDPACGSGNFLVIAYKQMRAIEAEINRRRDEAHLGSDIPLTNFRGIELRDFPAEIARLALIIAEFQCDVLYRGQQDALAEVLPLNSQNWIICDNALRLDWLSLMDVHRTGVKLVTDDLFGAPVKQTEINFDNEGGEIYICGNPPYKGSQTQTKDQKADLESVFNPYGISSKQIDYVGGWFMKAAAFSAVTKAESAFVSTNSVCQGRIVPLLWPKIFEVGSFIRFAHTSFKWANLASKNAGVTVAIVGLSTETSKKRRLYDSSADGELIVREAANITPYLTIGENIVVHGQRSSVSGLTEMSFGNMPVDGGNLLLSAEEIPLLSLSPPESDQFLRRIYGSAEFIRGLVRYCLWITDEALPRAMGIRAIRERIDSVKSMREASKDSGTRDMAKRAHQFREMNHATHHTLILPGVSSEGREYLPVGLLDNRSVVSNLAFALYDAPLWNMALIASRLHLIWIGTVCGKMKTDFRYSNTLGWNTFPVPLLTEQNKADLTTCAENILLAREAHFPATIADLYDPEKMPDNLRHAHKRNDEVLERIYIGRRFRNDTERLEKLFDLYTKMTTVKGQPLAAVKKRKKA from the coding sequence ATGAACGCAGTAGAAATCGAATCAGCATTATCGGAACTGGCCCTTCAAACCTTCGACGCGGCTGAATTCCCATTCGCCTTCCTGGCTGCCTTCGGCAACAAGGAAACGACGCTCAAACGCCTGCGCACGGGCAACAACAACGCGTCTGATGTGCCCGGAGCCGTGCTCCAACGCAACAACATACATATTGCCGTGTGTGAGCCCGGCAATGTGGGCGATACCCTTAAAGCATTGCACGGCAGCGCGGCCACCACCAAAGCCAAGGCGAAGTTCATTCTAGCGACTGACGGGCAAACACTTGAAGCCGAAGAAATGGCAAGCGGGGAAACTATCGCCTGCGACTATGCAGACTTTCCTGACCACTTCGGTTTCTTCCTGGCCTTGGCGGGCATCTCCACCATTAAGGAGATCAAAGACAACCCTATTGACGTTCGCGCGACTGGTCGCTTGAACAAGCTCTATGTCGAGTTACTACGAGAAAACCCTGATTGGGCGACAGAAGAGCGTCGCCACGACATGAACCATTTCATGGCGCGTCTGGTGTTTTGCTTCTTTGCCGAAGACACTGACATATTCAACGGCGAAGGACTGTTCACCCGCACCGTTGAGCAAATGGGCGAACGCGACGGCTCTAATACCCATCAGGTGCTATCCGAAATCTTCCGCGCCATGAACGTCAAGATCGAAGAGCGTACCGACACCCGACCCCGGTTACCGAGTTGGGCCGATCAGTTTCCTTATGTGAACGGCGGCCTGTTTTCGGGCAGCACGGAGGTTCCGCGCTTCACGCGCATGGCGCGCACGTATCTGCTGCATGCTGGAAATCTGAACTGGAAGGAGATCAACCCGGATATCTTCGGCAGCATGATCCAGGCCGTGGCCGACGATGAAGAACGCGGTGCTCTGGGCATGCACTACACCAGCGTGCCAAACATATTGAAGGTGTTGAACCCTCTCTTCCTCGATGACTTACGCGAGCAACTGGAAGCGGCTGGCGACAACAAGGCCAAGCTGCTCAATTTGCGCAAACGCATGGCGCGCATTCGCGTTTTCGACCCTGCATGTGGTTCGGGCAATTTTCTAGTGATCGCCTACAAGCAGATGCGTGCGATCGAGGCCGAAATAAACCGCCGCCGGGACGAGGCCCACCTGGGAAGTGACATTCCGCTAACTAATTTCCGAGGCATCGAACTGCGCGACTTTCCTGCTGAAATAGCGCGTCTGGCACTGATAATTGCTGAGTTCCAATGCGATGTGCTCTATCGAGGCCAGCAGGATGCTCTGGCGGAGGTTCTGCCGCTAAACTCCCAGAACTGGATCATCTGCGACAATGCTCTGCGCTTGGATTGGTTGAGTCTTATGGACGTTCACCGCACGGGTGTCAAACTTGTGACTGACGACTTGTTTGGAGCACCTGTTAAGCAAACTGAAATCAACTTCGATAACGAAGGAGGAGAAATTTATATTTGCGGAAATCCGCCATATAAAGGGAGTCAGACGCAGACAAAAGATCAAAAAGCCGACCTCGAATCCGTATTTAATCCCTATGGAATTTCATCCAAGCAAATAGATTATGTTGGCGGTTGGTTCATGAAAGCAGCGGCCTTTTCTGCGGTAACAAAAGCAGAATCAGCTTTTGTTAGTACCAACTCAGTTTGTCAGGGAAGAATTGTACCGTTGTTGTGGCCAAAAATATTTGAGGTGGGTTCATTCATACGTTTTGCTCACACATCATTCAAATGGGCAAATCTTGCTAGTAAGAATGCCGGTGTCACAGTAGCAATAGTTGGTCTATCGACTGAAACTTCAAAGAAAAGACGTCTGTATGACTCATCCGCAGATGGAGAACTTATAGTTCGAGAAGCAGCAAACATCACTCCTTATCTAACTATCGGCGAAAACATCGTAGTTCACGGACAACGGAGTAGCGTATCAGGACTAACTGAAATGTCCTTTGGAAACATGCCGGTTGATGGTGGGAATCTTTTACTCTCTGCGGAAGAAATTCCGTTGCTGAGCTTGTCTCCCCCTGAATCGGATCAATTTCTACGCCGGATCTATGGCTCGGCTGAATTCATCCGTGGATTGGTTCGTTACTGCCTTTGGATTACTGATGAGGCTTTACCTAGGGCGATGGGAATAAGAGCCATACGGGAGCGAATTGATAGCGTAAAGAGCATGAGGGAAGCGAGTAAAGATTCAGGCACAAGAGATATGGCTAAGCGGGCCCATCAATTTCGCGAGATGAATCATGCAACACATCACACTTTAATTCTGCCTGGTGTTTCCTCAGAAGGCCGCGAATACCTACCTGTTGGGTTGCTTGATAACAGATCCGTTGTCAGCAACCTTGCCTTTGCTCTTTACGATGCTCCTTTATGGAACATGGCACTCATTGCTTCTCGTCTGCATCTAATCTGGATTGGCACTGTCTGCGGGAAGATGAAAACCGACTTCCGTTATTCTAATACCCTTGGCTGGAACACCTTCCCGGTACCACTACTCACTGAGCAGAATAAAGCAGATCTAACCACTTGCGCGGAAAACATTCTTCTCGCCAGAGAGGCGCATTTTCCGGCCACGATCGCCGATCTTTATGACCCAGAAAAAATGCCCGATAACCTGCGTCACGCCCATAAACGCAATGACGAAGTATTGGAACGCATCTATATTGGCCGCCGATTCCGAAACGATACCGAACGGTTGGAAAAACTGTTCGATCTATATACAAAAATGACGACGGTGAAGGGACAACCTCTGGCGGCAGTGAAGAAAAGGAAGAAAGCGTGA
- a CDS encoding IS1595-like element ISAcpr1 family transposase: MKAEAMNLVQWQARFGTEEACLEALKQKRWPEGFQCPKCGHDRGYWIAGRKLFQCGHCRHQTSVTAGTIFHSSNVPLVQWFLAIYLMASDKGGLSALRLSKQIGVSWITAHRMLRRMRRAMGDRDSLYRLEGLVELDDAFVGGRRSGGKSGRGAEGKTPILVAVENRGKKAGFIAIETTPSVSADRIREFARRRLRPKQPTRTDGLIALRVLGESQEHEGRVTKSQQVDEWLPWVHIAIGNLKAFLLGTFHGVSGKYLQEYLNEFVYRFNRRFWEPELPLRLLNACMDHLPVRLVAEKD; the protein is encoded by the coding sequence ATGAAAGCTGAAGCGATGAACCTCGTGCAATGGCAAGCGCGGTTTGGCACGGAAGAGGCCTGCTTGGAGGCGCTGAAACAAAAGCGCTGGCCCGAGGGGTTTCAATGCCCCAAGTGCGGGCATGACCGCGGATACTGGATCGCTGGACGAAAACTCTTTCAGTGCGGGCACTGTCGCCATCAGACCTCGGTGACGGCCGGAACGATTTTTCATTCGTCCAATGTGCCCCTGGTGCAATGGTTCCTGGCCATCTATTTGATGGCGAGCGACAAGGGCGGACTGTCGGCCCTGCGGCTGTCGAAGCAGATTGGGGTCTCCTGGATCACGGCTCACCGGATGTTGCGCCGCATGCGCCGCGCCATGGGCGATCGCGACAGCTTGTATCGCTTGGAAGGGCTGGTGGAGTTGGACGATGCCTTTGTCGGTGGACGCCGGTCTGGCGGGAAGAGCGGTCGAGGGGCCGAAGGCAAGACACCGATCCTGGTTGCCGTGGAAAACCGGGGCAAGAAGGCGGGCTTTATTGCCATAGAGACGACGCCTTCGGTCTCTGCCGACCGGATTCGCGAATTCGCGCGGCGACGCTTGCGCCCCAAGCAACCTACCCGTACCGACGGCTTGATAGCGCTGCGGGTTCTCGGAGAGAGCCAGGAGCATGAGGGGCGCGTGACCAAATCGCAACAGGTGGACGAATGGTTGCCGTGGGTACACATCGCCATTGGTAACCTCAAGGCCTTTCTTTTGGGCACATTCCATGGGGTATCCGGCAAATATCTGCAGGAATATCTGAACGAATTCGTCTATCGCTTCAATCGCCGTTTCTGGGAGCCAGAACTGCCGTTGAGGCTGCTCAATGCCTGTATGGACCATCTGCCCGTCCGACTTGTTGCTGAGAAAGATTAA
- a CDS encoding FAD-binding oxidoreductase, whose amino-acid sequence MTSAQSIQTLTGWAQYPRREAPVLRPERYRLLEKVVLADDTPLIARGCGRSYGDAALDGDGRVVDMLRLDRILDFDPRSGLLRAEAGLTLQALIECLLPQGWFPSVTPGTRHVTLGGCVASDVHGKNHHHEGSFSAYVDGLSLIDAHGQAHWLDRTKTPDEFHATTGGMGLTGLIGEVALRLKRVETGYIETRHHPARDLQTLMARLADPEYDDDYTVAWIDCLRGGRGILMRGHHAPLESLPAAWRRHALSPPARAVRSLPFDLPRGLLNRHTVSAFNALYYRANLRGGTEARLLDYRRFFYPLDTLGNWHRLYGRSGFVQYQCVLPDDTADNGLRALLARLQSAGLSPFLAVLKRMGKAGPAPLGFARAGYTLAMDLPLFGEQALHLCAELDAITLAHGGRVYLAKDACLDGDRFRSMYPRYREWLQVKRRLDPENRFVSALARRLSIPDD is encoded by the coding sequence ATGACGAGCGCACAGAGCATCCAGACACTGACCGGCTGGGCACAATACCCTCGACGCGAGGCACCGGTGCTCCGTCCCGAGCGCTATCGCCTGCTCGAGAAGGTGGTGCTTGCCGACGACACGCCCCTGATCGCGCGCGGCTGTGGCCGCAGCTACGGCGATGCCGCCCTTGACGGCGACGGACGGGTGGTGGATATGCTCCGGCTCGATCGCATCCTCGACTTCGACCCGCGAAGCGGGCTGTTGCGCGCCGAAGCCGGGCTCACCCTGCAGGCCCTGATTGAATGCCTGTTACCACAGGGTTGGTTCCCGTCCGTGACGCCGGGCACGCGCCACGTCACCCTCGGCGGCTGCGTGGCCAGCGATGTGCACGGCAAGAATCATCATCATGAAGGCAGCTTTTCCGCGTACGTGGACGGCCTGAGCCTGATCGACGCACATGGGCAGGCCCACTGGCTGGACCGCACGAAAACGCCGGACGAATTCCACGCCACCACCGGAGGCATGGGACTCACCGGCCTGATCGGCGAAGTCGCCCTGCGCCTCAAGCGCGTGGAAACCGGCTACATCGAAACGCGTCACCATCCTGCGCGCGACCTGCAGACCTTGATGGCCCGGCTGGCCGACCCCGAGTACGACGATGACTACACCGTGGCCTGGATCGACTGCCTGCGCGGCGGCCGCGGCATTCTCATGCGCGGACACCACGCCCCCCTGGAAAGCCTACCGGCCGCATGGCGGAGGCATGCGCTCAGTCCGCCGGCAAGAGCCGTCAGATCCCTCCCCTTCGATCTGCCCCGCGGACTGCTCAACCGCCATACCGTCTCCGCCTTCAACGCGCTGTATTACCGCGCAAACCTGCGTGGCGGCACGGAAGCCCGCCTGCTCGACTACCGTCGCTTCTTCTACCCGCTGGATACGCTCGGCAACTGGCATCGTCTCTACGGCCGGAGCGGCTTCGTGCAGTACCAGTGCGTGCTGCCGGATGACACCGCAGACAACGGCCTGCGCGCATTGCTGGCGCGCCTGCAAAGCGCCGGTCTCTCGCCTTTCCTCGCCGTTCTCAAACGTATGGGCAAGGCCGGGCCGGCCCCACTGGGGTTTGCGCGCGCCGGCTACACCCTGGCCATGGACTTGCCCCTTTTTGGCGAACAAGCACTGCACCTGTGCGCCGAACTCGATGCCATCACCTTGGCACATGGCGGCCGCGTCTATCTCGCCAAGGATGCCTGTCTCGACGGCGATCGATTCCGCAGCATGTACCCGCGCTATCGCGAATGGCTGCAGGTCAAGCGTCGCCTGGATCCTGAAAACCGTTTCGTTTCCGCGCTGGCCCGGCGGTTGAGTATCCCCGATGACTGA
- a CDS encoding tyrosine-type recombinase/integrase, giving the protein MPLNDIRIKQAKPKDKAYKISDEKGLYLEVAPSGGKWWRFKYRYDGREKRLSLGVYPEISLALARDRRDEARKLVATGVDPSAHRKATRLAKVESNGNTFEVVAREWFAKWQTTKSKNHSNKVMRRFERDVFPWIGRRAIADIKPQELLTVLRRIEERVVETAHRAKQNCGQVFRYAVATGRAERDVTSDLKGALTPWKPEHFASITDPEKIGPLLRDMYAYRGSLQVKAALRMLPHVFLRPSELRLAEWKEFDLNAARWDIPANRMKTRQDHVVPLSSQVLEILSELRPLTGGGIYVFSGRGPRNPISDNTINKALRRMGYSTKNDITGHGFRAMARTVLDEKLGFRVDWIEHQLAHAVRDPNGRAYNRTAHLEGRREMMQAWSDYLDRLREERESS; this is encoded by the coding sequence ATGCCGCTAAATGACATCAGAATCAAGCAGGCCAAACCCAAAGACAAAGCTTACAAAATCTCCGACGAGAAAGGCCTCTATCTCGAAGTTGCTCCTTCTGGCGGCAAATGGTGGCGCTTCAAATACCGCTACGATGGCAGGGAAAAACGCCTCTCTCTTGGCGTATATCCCGAGATTAGCCTAGCACTGGCTCGTGACCGCCGGGATGAGGCCAGAAAGCTAGTCGCCACTGGTGTCGATCCGAGCGCGCATCGTAAAGCCACCAGGCTTGCCAAAGTTGAGTCAAATGGAAACACATTCGAGGTAGTAGCGCGGGAATGGTTTGCGAAGTGGCAGACCACCAAATCTAAAAATCATTCGAATAAGGTCATGCGTCGCTTCGAGCGCGATGTATTCCCATGGATAGGCCGACGTGCCATAGCCGACATCAAGCCTCAGGAACTACTGACTGTATTGCGTCGGATTGAAGAGCGAGTAGTCGAGACTGCTCACAGAGCGAAACAAAACTGTGGGCAGGTCTTTCGATATGCAGTTGCAACAGGTCGAGCTGAACGTGACGTAACCTCTGACCTTAAAGGTGCACTAACCCCCTGGAAGCCCGAACACTTCGCAAGCATCACCGATCCAGAGAAGATTGGCCCCCTACTTCGGGACATGTATGCATACCGGGGCAGCTTACAAGTCAAAGCTGCGCTTCGGATGCTTCCGCATGTTTTTTTAAGACCAAGTGAACTACGCCTGGCTGAATGGAAAGAGTTTGATTTGAATGCTGCACGTTGGGATATACCTGCTAATCGGATGAAAACGCGCCAGGATCACGTCGTCCCCCTCTCCTCACAAGTCCTCGAAATTCTCTCCGAACTTAGACCGCTTACGGGTGGCGGTATCTACGTTTTCAGTGGGAGGGGACCAAGAAATCCGATATCAGACAACACCATCAACAAGGCATTACGCAGAATGGGGTATTCAACCAAGAACGATATAACTGGACACGGGTTCCGCGCCATGGCTCGAACCGTACTTGATGAGAAGCTAGGCTTTCGCGTTGACTGGATTGAGCATCAACTCGCACATGCAGTGCGTGATCCCAACGGTCGCGCATACAACAGAACGGCGCATCTTGAAGGTAGGCGGGAAATGATGCAGGCATGGTCGGACTATTTGGATAGATTAAGGGAGGAAAGGGAAAGTAGCTAG
- a CDS encoding replication initiation protein, which produces MNIHTIFESRLPRRPYCSNELSQGLLIRPAIDAMEHRYIQPNAPLSVAWLVFDLDYPGAAFAWEHANLPPPTMTVINPQNAHAHLFYGLETPVVTSEAARDAPIRYAAALQAAFLAKLRADPGYAGLIAKNPYHDNWRSIWVHHLYDLNELAEWVDLPKHNAQRETLGLGRNCTMFDELRAWAYQWVREYKRNEATVSEWHRAVFAQAENLNVFDIPLPNNEVKATAKSVAKWTWQHFNESRFSAIQSARGKRGGRPATTTLSGKPWVSMGVSRATYYRRMKNDLMV; this is translated from the coding sequence ATGAATATCCATACAATATTTGAAAGTCGACTTCCGCGTCGACCATATTGCTCGAATGAGTTGAGCCAAGGTTTACTGATTCGCCCAGCAATTGACGCAATGGAACACCGCTACATTCAGCCAAACGCGCCTTTATCAGTCGCCTGGCTGGTCTTTGATCTAGACTATCCCGGTGCCGCCTTCGCTTGGGAGCATGCCAATCTTCCCCCGCCGACGATGACGGTCATCAATCCGCAGAACGCTCACGCTCACCTGTTCTATGGATTGGAAACACCCGTCGTAACGAGTGAAGCCGCACGTGATGCGCCGATTCGTTACGCTGCCGCCCTGCAAGCAGCCTTCTTGGCTAAGCTGCGCGCTGATCCAGGCTACGCTGGGCTCATCGCTAAAAATCCCTATCACGATAATTGGCGGTCAATATGGGTTCATCATCTTTACGATCTAAATGAGTTGGCTGAGTGGGTGGATCTCCCCAAGCATAATGCTCAACGCGAAACGCTTGGCCTTGGGCGAAACTGTACTATGTTCGATGAACTCAGGGCTTGGGCATATCAATGGGTTAGAGAATACAAGCGGAATGAGGCCACAGTGTCAGAATGGCATCGCGCAGTTTTCGCGCAAGCAGAAAATCTGAATGTGTTCGATATTCCTCTGCCTAATAATGAGGTCAAAGCAACTGCAAAAAGTGTCGCTAAGTGGACTTGGCAGCACTTCAACGAGAGTCGTTTTTCTGCTATTCAGTCCGCCAGAGGCAAGCGTGGTGGGCGTCCTGCGACAACAACACTTAGTGGAAAGCCATGGGTTTCTATGGGGGTGAGTCGCGCAACTTATTATCGCCGCATGAAAAATGATCTAATGGTTTAA
- a CDS encoding helix-turn-helix transcriptional regulator, whose protein sequence is MKDKRQQLLEESAFLREKQLVGDIQKNCIGLLPFSRATLWRHVKAGTFPQPVKLSEKTTAWPTIEIKKWMADPAAYKAGKVRY, encoded by the coding sequence ATGAAAGATAAACGACAACAACTATTAGAAGAATCAGCATTTCTTCGTGAAAAACAGTTGGTTGGTGACATACAAAAGAACTGCATTGGTTTGCTTCCATTTTCCAGAGCAACACTTTGGAGGCATGTTAAAGCTGGCACATTCCCTCAACCAGTAAAGCTGTCAGAAAAAACCACGGCGTGGCCAACCATTGAAATCAAAAAATGGATGGCAGATCCAGCAGCATACAAGGCCGGAAAGGTCCGTTACTAA
- a CDS encoding methyl-accepting chemotaxis protein — translation MHFIRESIRNKLILITGLATAMLLAASVYGLWVSWSGSEAVRQQLSGVQTIDTTGVQHLLQVAGSMRWHIELSFWLMGLAVAISFVWFMAVLEATIVRPARVLVGDLERMASGDFTRPVTSRTRDELGRIAGAAASVQSALGDIIRQMRSAGDEVCRSVIDLKGITESTNDELSRQDAETGQVAAAMNQMAATSQEVSRSAMETADATHSAQELSHQGALASTTAITSIDMLSQRVVKATEVIQRVESQTEDISKILEVITLITEQTNLLALNAAIEAARAGEQGRGFAVVADEVRSLANRTQSSTAEIQGMIERLQGGAREAVSVMEGVREEAGNSEGQVEAAAISLAEIAEAIKTIDRMSTQIATAAEEQSAVAEEVNRSLSSISEGTRVARASAGNAAEQSARLEDLAGQVRKAISRFRLD, via the coding sequence ATGCATTTCATCCGGGAAAGCATCCGCAACAAACTGATTTTGATCACGGGCCTGGCGACCGCGATGCTGCTCGCGGCTTCCGTCTATGGCCTGTGGGTTTCCTGGTCGGGCAGCGAAGCGGTCCGACAGCAGCTGTCCGGCGTTCAGACGATCGATACGACGGGTGTCCAGCATCTGCTGCAGGTGGCCGGCAGCATGCGTTGGCACATCGAATTGAGTTTTTGGCTGATGGGGCTGGCCGTGGCCATTTCCTTCGTGTGGTTCATGGCAGTACTCGAGGCGACCATCGTGCGGCCGGCGAGAGTCCTGGTGGGCGATCTCGAGCGTATGGCCAGTGGCGATTTCACCCGGCCGGTGACGTCGCGCACCCGGGATGAGCTGGGTCGCATCGCAGGTGCGGCGGCCAGCGTGCAGTCGGCGCTAGGCGATATCATCCGCCAGATGCGCAGCGCCGGCGACGAGGTTTGCCGTTCGGTGATCGATCTCAAGGGCATCACCGAAAGCACCAACGATGAATTGTCCAGGCAGGACGCGGAGACGGGCCAAGTGGCCGCCGCGATGAATCAGATGGCCGCCACCAGTCAGGAAGTGTCGCGCAGCGCCATGGAGACCGCCGACGCCACGCACAGCGCGCAGGAACTGTCGCACCAGGGCGCGCTGGCATCAACCACCGCGATTACCAGCATCGATATGCTGAGCCAGCGTGTGGTGAAGGCCACTGAGGTGATCCAGCGGGTCGAATCGCAGACCGAGGACATCAGCAAGATCCTTGAGGTGATCACCCTGATCACGGAGCAGACCAACCTACTTGCACTCAATGCGGCCATCGAGGCCGCCCGAGCCGGGGAACAGGGGCGCGGTTTTGCGGTGGTGGCCGACGAGGTGCGTTCGCTCGCGAACCGTACGCAGTCATCGACTGCCGAGATCCAGGGCATGATCGAGCGTCTGCAGGGTGGAGCCAGGGAAGCGGTCTCGGTGATGGAAGGGGTGCGGGAGGAAGCCGGCAACAGCGAGGGGCAGGTGGAAGCCGCCGCGATCTCCTTGGCCGAGATAGCTGAAGCGATCAAGACCATCGACCGGATGTCGACGCAGATCGCGACGGCGGCCGAAGAGCAGAGCGCCGTCGCGGAGGAGGTCAATCGAAGCCTGAGTTCGATCAGCGAGGGCACCCGCGTCGCCCGTGCCAGCGCCGGGAATGCGGCCGAGCAGAGTGCCAGGCTGGAGGATCTGGCCGGTCAGGTGCGCAAGGCCATCTCGCGCTTCAGGCTGGACTGA
- a CDS encoding SDR family oxidoreductase — MTEPVLIIGATSAIARALARALAAAGHDLYLAARDADELARLAADLHVRFGVRTAFGSHDIADTNSHENLLAAADETLGGFGGVVMASGLLGDWPQAREDDDLAARVFAVNFTAPALFLNRCARRLEAKGGGFIVGIGSVAGDRGRQSNYIYGASKGGFALYLQGLRNRLYRAGVHVMTVKPGFVDTAMTYGLPGLFLVASPEAVASDIMRGLRRRRDVIYTPWFWFGILWIIRQIPERLFKRLSL, encoded by the coding sequence ATGACTGAACCCGTACTGATCATCGGCGCCACCTCCGCGATCGCCCGCGCTCTTGCGCGCGCACTCGCCGCGGCTGGCCACGACCTTTATCTCGCGGCCCGCGATGCCGACGAACTGGCCCGTCTTGCCGCCGATCTCCATGTGCGCTTTGGCGTGCGGACCGCTTTCGGCTCTCACGATATTGCCGACACGAACAGCCACGAAAATCTGCTCGCGGCAGCGGATGAAACCCTGGGCGGATTCGGTGGTGTGGTGATGGCCAGCGGTCTACTGGGCGACTGGCCACAGGCGCGCGAGGATGACGATCTGGCCGCTCGGGTCTTCGCGGTCAACTTCACCGCCCCCGCTCTATTTCTCAATCGATGCGCACGCAGGCTGGAGGCCAAGGGTGGCGGTTTCATCGTGGGCATCGGTTCGGTCGCCGGCGACCGCGGCCGCCAGAGCAACTACATCTACGGCGCGTCCAAAGGCGGTTTCGCACTCTACCTGCAAGGTCTGCGCAATCGCCTCTACCGCGCCGGCGTTCACGTGATGACCGTCAAGCCGGGTTTCGTCGACACCGCGATGACCTATGGCCTGCCCGGACTGTTTCTGGTGGCCTCGCCGGAAGCGGTGGCGTCCGACATCATGCGCGGCCTGAGGCGCCGCCGCGACGTGATCTACACGCCCTGGTTCTGGTTCGGCATCCTGTGGATCATCCGCCAGATCCCGGAGCGGCTGTTCAAGCGTTTGAGCCTCTGA